One stretch of Flavobacterium sp. 9 DNA includes these proteins:
- a CDS encoding DUF1572 family protein encodes MDASTSYLESVKKQFLYYKMLGEKAMDQLEPEQLFVAINEDTNSIATIIKHISGNMLSRWTDFLTSDGEKEWRNRDAEFENDLQSKEEVLEVWNKGWNVFLDTLNSLKPEQLSDIIYIRNEGHTVIEAINRQLAHYPYHVGQIVFYAKQLKNSSWDSLSIPKNKSGNYNAEKFAKEKEIKNFTDDELKRLK; translated from the coding sequence ATGGATGCAAGTACTTCTTATTTAGAAAGCGTTAAAAAGCAATTTTTGTATTATAAAATGTTAGGCGAAAAAGCAATGGATCAATTAGAACCAGAACAGCTTTTTGTAGCAATTAATGAAGATACAAATAGTATTGCCACAATTATAAAACACATTTCGGGTAATATGTTATCGCGCTGGACAGATTTTCTAACTTCGGATGGTGAAAAAGAATGGCGCAATCGTGATGCCGAATTTGAAAATGATTTACAATCAAAAGAGGAAGTTTTAGAAGTTTGGAATAAAGGCTGGAATGTTTTTCTTGATACTTTAAATAGTCTGAAACCAGAACAACTTTCAGACATTATATATATTCGTAACGAAGGTCATACGGTTATTGAAGCCATAAATCGTCAATTGGCACATTATCCTTATCATGTTGGACAAATTGTTTTTTATGCCAAACAATTAAAAAACAGCAGTTGGGATAGTTTATCGATTCCGAAGAATAAATCAGGAAATTATAATGCTGAAAAATTTGCCAAGGAAAAAGAAATCAAGAACTTTACCGATGACGAATTGAAGAGATTAAAATAA